GCAGCACAGAGCAGTAGGTTCATAGAGACTTGGTGGGAATCCCAGCTCTGCGGGTCTGATATGCCCAGACAAGGCCTATTCTTCGAGGGTTCTGCTTCCTGCATGTCTGACAGGCACTTTGTGAAATGTCTCTCATGGAGCTGgcacccaacagggggctcacAAGGGAGGCTGCTCCCTTTCCTTTCCGAGGAGTGCCCCAGGGGCAGGGGCCCTATCTGCCTCGAAATCCCTCTTCTCCCATCACCACAATTTCAGGAGTTCTGAGAAGCATGGTCAGTGTCTGCTCCTTCATGCCCCCAGTGACCATGGTCCTGGACCCCAGACCCCACTTCCACAGGGTAACATTGTTACCAATGAGATTCATGCAGTGCAAAGAGAATAGAGTTCCTATGCAGTGGGGCTCCAAATGCCgctcctgtctccctccttctgaaCCCAGACTGATTTGAAATGGGGACAGAGGACTTAGACCTGGGCCTTGCCTTCCCTCCAGGAGCTCCCAGGAtggtgggagagacagacccATTAATCCTAGAGTGTTTCAGACAACAGGTAATGCACAGTGGAAGCACTAGAGGAGTAAAGGTGTGTGGTTGGGCTAAGTCTTCAGTGGAAGTGATGTCTCTTCTCATCCTTGTCACCTGCAGACTCAGGAGCCATCCTGAATGATGTGGCAACCTCTGGGaggatgcagcagcagcagcagcaacagcagcagcagcaaatagGGTCTATAAAAAAGGACTTTTGAGGGTGAAGATGCCCTCTTCTTCCCAGGtcctttcttcccatctcccactctgtcccccacccacccccgacTCCTTTTCTAGGTGAGTGCTTCAGCAAGGGGGACATATGTGCCACCAGAGCAAGCTATCTGGAAGAGGCCATGTTTGACCTGGGTCTTGCATAATCAGAGCCGGGGCCTCTCCAGAGCTCATGGGATGCATGCCGTGAGGAATGGCACAGGGCAGTGCCAAGATGGAAAAGGCTGTCTGCAAACTGCTGAGGGCTGGGCCATACCCTGGAGGACCCCAGACTGGGGCCGGCAGTTTGCTAGCCCGCAGGTCATAGGTACCCTTTCCCCCACCTGTTGGGTTACTTCTGGGGGCAGACTGCCTTGCAGTGGGGAGTGGGAGTGAAGTGCTGAGCCTGAGCCCCTTCCTGTCCCTTTTGTAGCACTCAAGCCTGTCTCTTCTCTACGGTGTCTCCTCCAACCCTCCTTTCATGATCCATTCCAAGTAAGTGGGCAGACAGGCCAACCTTTCCCCCTAGATTGGGGCCTGGGTTGAACTGGGCCCAGGACAGGGGTATTCATTGGCTCCTGCCTCCCCTTTAACTTGGACAGCCCAGTGCCTCCTGACCAGaaggccagaggcagggcttAGCCAGATCCTCCCACCAATCAAAGCAGCCAGAAAACGGTGGGCTTTCTCACTCATCACTAGGTTCCCATCAACTGGAAATcttgggaaggaggagaaatggagCAAAATGAACCCAGTGAGGGAGCAAATGAGAAAAGGGAGAGTAGTGATGGCCCCCGATCTAGTCTAACACCCTCATTTTCCCTCATTGTCAAGACTCTGGGGCccggaaggggaaaaaaaaatctgtccaatATAAAGGCACCATTGACAACTCCATTTAAAATCGAATTCAGCTTGAAACCATTATGTTAAGCGAAAGAACACAGTCACAAAGGATCacaaattgtatgattccatttatataaaatgtccaaaataggcaaatccatagagattaGTGGTGGCCTAGGGTcaaggggccggggggggggggggggtagggcagGGGAAGGGTGATGCCTGGGGAGTGTGATTTCAttttggaatgatgaaaacattctaaaatctTTTGCAATGACGGTTGCACAACtagaatatactaaaagccattgtACTGTATACTTTAAGTGGGCAAACTGTATGATATGTAAATTGTATCACAATAAAGCTGTAAAAGTGAACTTGGGCTGCAAATGACCACACATCTGAGCTTCAGTCTCCATTTCACAGGGGCAGAAAAAAACCCTTTAGGGTATAGACAAATCAGGGAAGCGTCCCTGAACATGGCATATGGGTGGGTCAGACAGGAAAGCATTCCACAAAGAATGAGATTATAAATATAACCTCGATCTTAAGGGCAATGAAGCATCATGGATGGTTTTAAGCAGCAAGAGTGACAAGATCACATCTGTACTTTAGAAACATCCCTCTAAATCACTGAGTTTTACATTTAAAGCAGGTAAATTTTATGATGTcgaaattatacctcaataaagccaaGACCAAAATTCCCCTCAGGGGCTTGAGGAGGACAGACTGGAGGGCATGAAGTTGGAGGAGGCCGTGGCAGAAGTTTAGACGAGGTGGCAGGCCGTCCGTTGGGAGATGGGGGAAAATggcttggggggtggggtagggggagacTCAGGACGTCTTGCCCTCAGGTAAGGAGAACCCGGTAGAACTTGTTTTCAGAACCCAGAGCTCCCAGACTTCAGCCCTAGTGCTCCTCCGCCGCTGACGGGTGATGGAGGCACTGTTCTCCCCCTTCAAAGAGAAATACACTTCAGAAACATGTTTccaaaaaatgttgctaagggtTTTATTTCTaacaagaggaaaataataaaataaaattaaaataggctTCAGTTGGaaccaagtttctttttttttttttttttgaacaaattaATTACACACCAACAATCTTCTTTTATTACAACATGAAcccaggaggaggaaaggagatgggatgggacagggagagaaggtcAAGATGGTTGTGAGGACAAGCACCAAAAGCTTTCTTCAGATCATGGGGAGCTCCCCAgccaaattcatttaaaataaaaaactgtgaGCACAGCTATGTGAAGTTTCCTCCTCCTGGGTAGACCAgtcaggggaagggggaagggggaagggggaagggggaagggggaagggggaagggggaagggggaggtaaAGGTGGGGGAATAGAGgtaggaaaggggagggaggagaaagagtgagagggaggtgAGGTTAGTGTAGCATGGCCTGGCCAGGGCCAGaactggggagagaagggagaggagattcCCCCAGTTTGCGTACGCACTGGCCTTGTCTCTGGAATGGTGCTGGCCCAGCCCCAgccacccccctgcccacctgcccacccatcTGTTTATCTGCCTCAGGTGTCTGGGAATGCTGGTTAGAGGCTACCAGGGAGGGGGACTCCAGGGGCCAGCCCCCAGGAGCTGAGGTCTGAACAATACCTTGGAGTCAGAATATAAAAGTCAAGGGACtcaggggtgggctggggagtgggggggggggggggacagtggcCATCCCCCCTACTTGCCCACCTCCCAAGAAGCAGGCTTGATGGTCAGAAAGAGGATCCTTGAGaccaacggggggggggggggggggggtctttgttAGGGGTCTGTGCTAGGCTCAGCCACTGTCACAACTGTTGCTGAGGTGGCTGCTGTGGGCAGGGCACATGCAGCCTAGGAGTCAGAGTAGAGAAAGGGGCCGAGGGGCCTGAAGTGGCCCCTAGTGCCGGCTCCAAGCCATTCTGGTTCTCCTGGGTGCTGGGGCTGCCAGTggtgggcaggggttggggggggcccTCACCCCCagtctcctcctccagctcctcctcctcctgggcctcctcaGCCTCTGGCCCTGAGCTCCGTACCCTCTTTGGCTCTAGCTCCTCTCGGGCTGGGTCATCGCCCTCCCCACCCCGATCCACCTTCCGCCGTCGCCGCCTCTCCAACGCCCGGCCCCGTGCCCGGCTCCCATGGCGCTCTGCCTTTTCCAGCTGTGTGATCAGACAGGCAGAAAGAGGTGTGGGCCAGTGGTcaggcctgggctccctgccTCCTTGGCCTGACCTCCTGGCCCTGTCCATCCCTCTCCTTACCTCTAGAAGTGTGCGGATCCGCTCCATGTCTGGAGGCTGCCCAGCCTGCAATAGCTGCCAAATGCTGTGGTTTTCATCCAGGGTCACCTCAAGCAGGTCCCCTTCTAACATAAGCTCCTCTAGAGGGGCCCGAGTTGCCTCAGGCAGCTCCAACACAGGGCCAGTCAACTGTGGCAACAGCGAGGAAAGCAGCTCCAGGTCTGGTGGGTTGCGGGGACAGGCTGGGTTAGAGGCTGCTCCTGGTTGTATCCCCACCACTAAAACAGAGCCGAGGACCACAGGGGTCACTGGGGATATCCAACCAACAGCCTACCCACACCTAGACCTACCTCTCTTACCTGAGCCCTCCCCGGGGGCTACCTTCTCAGGACTGGTCACACTGTCTCCGTTCTCCAGCAACCCCTGGACCTGCAAAGAGCAAGGATGGGTAGTGGTCGGTGAAACCAGGCCCTTATTTCCCACCAACCCCAGACTTGGGACGTTCCacctcctggaggaggagagcAAAGGCTGCAGCACACGGAGCAGTCTGGGGATCCGGACAGAATGTAAgatggggcagggaggccaggccaAAAGAGGCCAGAAGTCAGAGAGCAGGGACAGGGCTGGCGCCTAAATAGGGGCGGGGGCTAGGAGGCAGGAATTTGAGGGCAAGAGCTGGGTTGGGCAGCTCACCTTGGGCATATCCTTGCCACTGCCTTCTCTGAGAGGGTCAGAGGCAGGGGCTGAAGGGTAGGTAGGGGGTTCCTCAGGCCTGGGTTCAGCCTGCAGCCGCTGGCGAAGCTCGGCCAGCCGTCCCAACAGAGCAGTCACATCCTCAGAGGCCAAAGCCTGCCTGGCACGGCCTTGCCAGCTGATGGCCCTCTCTGTGAGACACTGCAGGGCCTCGCCCTCAGGCAGCCGCACAGGCAGTCTCTGCAGGGCTACCAGCAGTGCCAGGATGGTCTCCAGGCGGGGGCGCCGTGAGCGCATGCACAGCGGACACAAGAATTTGGTGTCCCACTCCCACCAGGCCAGCAGCGGGGACGAGGTGGGACTGGGCCTTGGGGAGCTGAGGAGGCGGGGTACCGACACACATCGCCCATGGAACCAGTCCTGACACAGGTCACACTGCAGAGCTCCCACCCCGGCCGGCACCTGCCCACACACACAGACGGAGGTTGCAGAGGAAGCTGTGGTCGATGATGCCAGTGGACTGGGCTTGGCGGAGTTGGTGCGACGCAGCTGCAGGAtaccctccttctccttctgttcCCCCTCCTTGAAGGCCACGATCTGGCAGGCCCAGGACAGCGGGAGAGGAGGTCAGcggcccagcccctcccttctctgaCGCCATTAACACCCTACTCCCAAACCAGGAGAAGTGAGGCCCCAGGAGCAAGCGGTCTGGCCATGGTTGCCCCATTCAGACACCTATCACCACCAGGCTCTTCTCCCAAACAGGGCCCCAGCTCCTTACCacagagcctgggtccctgaggtCCTGTGCAGACAGTCCCAGCAGCTCCGTGTCAGATTTGTACAACCCCAGCTCCTTCTCCATCCACCGGCTGCGCTTGGTGCTGTCTGAGCCGGCGTCTGCACACGGGCAGAGCACCTAAGGCAGGCAGACAGAGCAGGGATGACTAGGCTTCTCCTACCTCCCACTGCCAGGACTTCCAAACCCCCACATCCTCACATGAGCCATCTCCCAAAAGCCGGGCCAGAGGCAGGAGACGGTGCGGGTCAGGGTCCAGGCCTTACCTCCAGCAGCGTGTAGCAGGAATTCCTCTTGAGGAAAGTCTTGGATGCCTTCTCCCTCCAGGAGTGTGCCGTCAGTACCTGCAGCTCTAGCTGTCTCAGCTCCTCCAAGCCCACAGGTAAGTCCCGGCCCACAGCCACCAGGCCCTCTAAGTCATCCAAGCAGGGGTAGTGGTCACCATTCTGGGACAGGGACAAGAGAAAGCTCCAGTCAACTTGCCAACATCTACTGATGGTACTACTCTGCCCAGCCCTGAGCTGGGAGGAGGGACTGAACTGGTAGTCTTCGGGTAGAACAAACCAGGGATCATCCCACGGGAAGCACTCCTGTAGCTCCTACATCCACTGGCTTGTCCCCTGATACCAGTCAGTGCCAGTGACTGCCAGACTAATCATCCTCTTGtggcctgcctctcccaccctccctgcccctaccATTCTCACCCTTTCTACAACCTCTCTGCCCTCAGGCTGGTCCTGCAATCCCTCTTCACGCTGCTCACCACACCAAGCCCATTTTGCCTCCACTAGATGTACTGCGCTCACTTCTCTAGCCCACCCAACCCACCGCAACCCAGTGTATGCCAGCTCTCCTGGCTGGACTGAAGGCCTGGGGTGGAGGTTCAGGGGGCAACAGGGTCCTCACTTGGATCTCATCCACATCAGCAATCCAGGCCCGGGCCTTAGCAAGAGCCTCCTTGAGAGCCTGGATGTTGGGCAGGTGAACAGGGATGTTTTCTGCCTCATGGATTATGGCCTCGAGTGTGGCTGGTGGATGCTTCTGCCTGAAGGTAGGGAAAAAAGAGGCCTCAGTGTAGGGTAATCTGCTTGACCAGCAGCCCGGCCTGACCGCCAGGTATATCGGCATGGGACCCTGAAGCTGCCATGTGGGCCTACCTGCTAGTACTCTGCCTACAGGGGGCTGCTGGTCCCTGTTTGCTCCAGACTGCATGCACCCACCCGACTTCTGCCACAGCCTTCATGCCTCTGCCTGGCCAATCAGTCTGTCATCCTGTTCACACTTCCTACACAACTGGAAAGATTAACCTGGCACTCCAGTTCGTCAGACTGCCCTGTGTGTGGCTTCTTTCTATGGACAGCTGTCCACCTGCCTGTTAGTACTTGTGCTCACACGTGTGCCCACGTCAGCCCGTGGAGCTGGTGCCACTATACGTCTCTGTATCTGTCCATCTCTGCTTCCCCACTAGCCTATCTCTGCCTCTATGTATATATGGAGTTTTAAAAGATAAgctagggaggaaaaaaggggaagaaagtcAATACACCAGTGACAGAGTCTGGTACCCAAGGCCACCCATGGGAATCATTTCTGGCTTCTCCACTAAACTTTGACGGTTAGGGTAGAGCAGGTAGGGGAGGAGGCTGGACCTACCTGGCCTCCAAGCAGAGGTGGGCTTTCTCCTCCCAGCGTTCAGCAATGGTCAGCAGCTCCTGCAGCTCAGCCCGGGCTTTGTCCACAGCAGGGCTAGGGGCTACGCTAGCACCCGCGACCAAAAGTCCCCGCATGACAGCCAGGGTGCCCCTCCGGGCTGAGGGGGCCAGCGTGCGCTTCACCTCATCCAGCCATCGTGCCTGTTCCACCTGCCGCTGGAGCTGCTGGGCCTCGGGCACCTCCACCCCTAGCAGCTGCCCCCTCTCCAACAGGGACTGCAGTAGCCCTGGACTGGAGGGCAGTGAGGCCAGGGCCTCACGGGCCTCAGCCTGGTAGGCCTCCACCTGTTCCAGAATACCCTACCGGGACACAGATGAAGAAGAAACTCCTCAGCTGGGCACACTTTGAGGTGCCACGGCCAAATACCTTTGCCCCACCTACCTTCTTACCCTCCAGTATTTGGGAAAAGCACCTAACAGGGGCTGCACTCTCTTCCTGTCCCACACCCTAAGACAACAGTTCCTAATACTCAGTACCTGGTAGAATGCTCTGAGgaatttattaaaatgcagatgcctgggccccacccgTAGAGATTCTTAATAGGGTTTGGTCAAGAGTCTGTGCTTTGCGAAAGTCCCCAGAGGATTCTGATGTTTAGCACCAGGAGACCCTTGGCCCAGAACACACTTGCTACACTTGGCCTTCTCACAAACCCCTATGCTCATGCTGGTGTCACTGCCTTCTTCATCCCACCTCTCCTCTACCTCCCTGAACTTGACTCAGCTTTCTAGGCCCACAAACATCCTTGGTCCTTTATCTTCTTCCACTTCCACCAGGACACATTCCCTTGACTCCATATCCTGTACTTACCCCTTGCCACCTGGCCCTCAAACCCCCTTTGCCTATCTCCTGTTATTCTCATAAGTGCATCCTATCTTGCCCAAACACTTGATGCTTTTGAAGGAAGCCAAGAGTAGCCTGCTGCTCGGGTCTCCCAATCCCCCTGAATCCTTATCAGCACTCTGAGTGCACTCCTCCTCACCTTGACATCCCCAATCTGGTGCATGGCACAAGGCAGGTTGTTCATCTGGTCCAGAAATGCCCGGAGCTCAGCCAGGGTCATCTGTAGACCAGCCACCCTGTGGGGGCTATGGAGTTTCACATGTGGGGTTTCAGGTCCAAACCCagtcccctccctccatctctgcacTCAGACCCAATGCCTTTTCTCATGCTTGCCCACCTGGATCTCTCACACTTCAGTGCCCCCAACTAGCCAGATCAGAGGGAGGAGGGTTTAAGATATAAGCACATTCATATGATGAGAGCAAAGAATTGGAAGGGGGGAATATAGGATatgttgggggggcgggggaagctgAGAAACTAAATGATAGTAACAAAGGCTGAACTTTTTAGCTCATCCTCTACTGCGAATTCTCTGATcaggtttattcttctgtgtCCTTTCTTTGTCCCTAAACCTTCCACAACTCCTCTCTGGCCACAAAATCCCTCAGCCTGTCTGACATCTCCAGGTACTGATAAAAAGGACCATTTCTAGCTTTCTTAGCACTGAGGCACTCTTCTCCATCCTAGTTGCCTGATCTCCCTGCCCTCCCGACACCTCTTAGGCCACCTTGCGCTGTAGTGCTTGTCAGCTTCCTGCTGTCATCTGCCCAGTGGCATTCAGAGCCCACTCCTTCTAGGTGCTGGCTCCTCAGCAGGCTACCTGAACCCCACACGTCGCACTGTCATACCCTGCTTCCTGGCCGCTGACTAGTCCCAGAGCCCGGGACACGCAGGCCTCTGCCTCACTCAGGCAGTTCTTCAGTTGCTGCAGCAGCTCACTGTTAGGAAACCTCCGTTCACGGGCCTCAGACTCTAGTGCCCTCAGCTCTTCAAGGcctggagagagaatgagagcggCAAGGAGTAGGCAGTATTGAGTaaaggcagagaagggggtggggaggtacaGAACAAAAGGGAAGAGAACTTGCCTGTGGAGTCCCTCCGTCCCCCCATCACTCACTGCGCTTCCGCCCATCCTCCACCTCCAGGGCCACTCGAACTTTGTTGGCCCAGGTGTCAAAGGACTCGGCCCGAACCTTCAGTTTATGCAGCATAGCAGGGAGCTCATCCAAGGTGTATCGATACCTGGACGAAGACAGCAGGGAAGCACATCTGGCCCAGCTCTGTATCCCCCTCCTCAGCCCACTTCCTTCATAATAGGTCCTTGGCTCACCGCAGGTACTGCCGGCTACTGGAGCACTTGCAGAGGTCATTGATGTGGGAAAGGCAGACAAGCCCATCCGGGCAGTCGTAGCAGGCCAGAGCTGACAGGAAGCATGTGGTCTTGCACTTGATGCATTGGCGCTCGTCATCTGGGAGTAGCTCAAAAGCCTCTCGCTCAGCTTCCGTGATGCCCTGGGGGCAATTCAACCCACACACGTCATACAGAACCAGAACAGGGCTGCAGAAATGCCCCCATCGCTGCCACAACCAAGCCTCAACCTAGACTCCACAATCTGTGCTAAGAGCTGTGGAGAGCAAACTCCTAGAACATACTGCCTCTGTGAAGTTCAAACTCTCAAAACTGGAGGAATCAGATGAACCAGGGCAAGATCAGTGAGGgctgagaggaagaaaaattggGTAGGATTCAGATCAGCAGAGAGGGCCTTTATGGGTGAAAGGAGGTGAGGTGGTGGATCAAGGCACCACAGAGGTGGCAACGTGCGGGAGCGGCTGAGAGAAAGGCTATGTGCAAGGGAAACGATGCTGGCTTCCGGTCCCTTGGCACCCAGTGTTCCAGGCACCATGCTGGCAGCTTAGCAGGCAGGACACGCTGCATGCACACATATAACTCACAGAAATAAGACTCTGTGCTTGTGTCCAGTGTctaaagatacaattttttttttcaacaacatGGTTTCCAAACCTATGCCAATGACTTCATCTGTCactcagatgaagaaaaagccaTCTGTTCCAAAAATGGACGAAAACCCAGCTAGGCTGAAGTAACCAAAAGACAACACAATGCTGTACCTTATGGGCAATTTTTGGGATTTCTAAAGGGAAATTTGGACTAACAGTTTTTGTTCTACATTGACTCTAACATCTAACCTCTGCATAAGATATGAGTCCATTGTACGTTACAAATCTCGCTCTGCCTCTTATTAGTTGTGTGATGTTGAGTAAATTACTTAAACctctctggatttctgtttcgCTGTCTTATTAAGTTGGAGATAATGGCACCATCCTCACTGTACTGTTACGAAAATTAACAAAGGTGCAGTGACTAAGACTTAGAAAAGTATCTTAACACTTAGAAGAAGTGGAACCACAAAATATCCCTaacagccaaaataatcttgagaaagaacaaaactggatgcatcatacttcctgactttgaactatactacaaagctataataattaaaacagtatggtacttgcataaaaatagacacacagacaaatggaacagaattaagCCCTGAAAtaaaccccaaaataaataaagtcaattaACATTTGATatgggagccaagaatactcaatacagaaaggacagtctcttcaataaatgacaGTGGGAAAACTGAGTAACCACATACAGATGAATTTGGACCCTTCTACCACTCgtgaaaattaacttgaaattgattaaagacttaaatgtaatgCCTAAAACcgtaaaactcctaaaagagaACATAGTGATAaagttccttgacattggtcCTGGCAATAACTTCTTGGATAGGACACctaagcacaagcaacaaaagcaaaaataagtaagtgggaCTACTATAACAGCATCTGCACAGCagaagaaatcatcaacaaaatgaaaaggcaacctatggaatgggagaaagtatttgtaaatcatctgtttgataaaggattaatatccaaaacatataaggaactcatccaactcaatagcaaaaaaaaaaaaaaacccacaaacaatgtgatttaaaaaaacatgggcagtggggcgcctgggtggctccgtcggttaagcgtctgactcggctcaggtcatgatctcacagttcgtgagtttgagccccgtgtcgggctctgtggtgacagctcagagcctggagcctgcttcacattctatgtctctctctctctctgccccttccctgctcatgctctgtctctctctgtctcaaaaataaacaaacattaaaaaaaaaaaatttaaaaaaaagaaaaaaaaaacatgggcagagaacctgaacagatacttttccaaagagatACAAATGGGCAAGAGGTACATGAATATACACTCAACAGGACTaccatcagggaagtacaaatcaaaaccacaatgtgatatcaccttacacctgtcagaatggctattaccaaGAGAGATAAgtgttggcatggatgtggaaaaaagggaacccttgcacactgttagtgggaatgtaaactgactCAGCTacttggaaaatagtatggaggttcttcaaaaaattaaaaatagaactaccctatgatctagcaatctcaatcctggatatatacccaaaggaaataagaatctcaaagagatatctgcactcccatgatcactgcagcattattcacaacagccaagctatggaaacaacctaagagtTCATCAGTGGCTGAACAGATcagaaaaatgtgatatatacatacaatgtaatattatccagccatgagaaagaagataATCCTGGCATTTGTAAGACATGGATGAGCCTGGTGAACGTTATACTAAGTCAAGTACGTcagccaaagaaaaaaacaaatactataggatatcacttatgtgtggaatct
This region of Felis catus isolate Fca126 chromosome X, F.catus_Fca126_mat1.0, whole genome shotgun sequence genomic DNA includes:
- the KDM5C gene encoding lysine-specific demethylase 5C isoform X3, giving the protein MEPGSDDFLPPPECPVFEPSWAEFRDPLGYIAKIRPIAEKSGICKIRPPADWQPPFAVEVDNFRFTPRIQRLNELEAQTRVKLNYLDQIAKFWEIQGSSLKIPNVERRILDLYSLSKIVVEEGGYEAICKDRRWARVAQRLNYPPGKNIGSLLRSHYERIVYPYEMYQSGANLVQCNTRPFDNEEKDKEYKPHSIPLRQSVQPSKFNSYGRRAKRLQPDPEPTEEDIEKNPELKKLQIYGAGPKMMGLGLMAKDKTLRKKDKEGPECPPTVVVKEESGGDVKVESTSPKTFLESKEELSHSPEPCTKMTMRLRRNHSNAQFIESYVCRMCSRGDEDDKLLLCDGCDDNYHIFCLLPPLPEIPKGVWRCPKCVMAECKRPPEAFGFEQATREYTLQSFGEMADSFKADYFNMPVHMVPTELVEKEFWRLVNSIEEDVTVEYGADIHSKEFGSGFPVSDSKRHLTPEEEEYATSGWNLNVMPVLEQSVLCHINADISGMKVPWLYVGMVFSAFCWHIEDHWSYSINYLHWGEPKTWYGVPSLAAEHLEEVMKKLTPELFDSQPDLLHQLVTLMNPNTLMSHGVPVVRTNQCAGEFVITFPRAYHSGFNQGYNFAEAVNFCTADWLPAGRQCIEHYRRLRRYCVFSHEELICKMAACPEKLDLNLAAAVHKEMFIMVQEERRLRKALLEKGITEAEREAFELLPDDERQCIKCKTTCFLSALACYDCPDGLVCLSHINDLCKCSSSRQYLRYRYTLDELPAMLHKLKVRAESFDTWANKVRVALEVEDGRKRSLEELRALESEARERRFPNSELLQQLKNCLSEAEACVSRALGLVSGQEAGVAGLQMTLAELRAFLDQMNNLPCAMHQIGDVKGILEQVEAYQAEAREALASLPSSPGLLQSLLERGQLLGVEVPEAQQLQRQVEQARWLDEVKRTLAPSARRGTLAVMRGLLVAGASVAPSPAVDKARAELQELLTIAERWEEKAHLCLEARQKHPPATLEAIIHEAENIPVHLPNIQALKEALAKARAWIADVDEIQNGDHYPCLDDLEGLVAVGRDLPVGLEELRQLELQVLTAHSWREKASKTFLKRNSCYTLLEVLCPCADAGSDSTKRSRWMEKELGLYKSDTELLGLSAQDLRDPGSVIVAFKEGEQKEKEGILQLRRTNSAKPSPLASSTTASSATSVCVCGQVPAGVGALQCDLCQDWFHGRCVSVPRLLSSPRPSPTSSPLLAWWEWDTKFLCPLCMRSRRPRLETILALLVALQRLPVRLPEGEALQCLTERAISWQGRARQALASEDVTALLGRLAELRQRLQAEPRPEEPPTYPSAPASDPLREGSGKDMPKVQGLLENGDSVTSPEKVAPGEGSVVGIQPGAASNPACPRNPPDLELLSSLLPQLTGPVLELPEATRAPLEELMLEGDLLEVTLDENHSIWQLLQAGQPPDMERIRTLLELEKAERHGSRARGRALERRRRRKVDRGGEGDDPAREELEPKRVRSSGPEAEEAQEEEELEEETGGEGPPQPLPTTGSPSTQENQNGLEPALGATSGPSAPFSTLTPRLHVPCPQQPPQQQL
- the KDM5C gene encoding lysine-specific demethylase 5C isoform X13, with the translated sequence MEPGSDDFLPPPECPVFEPSWAEFRDPLGYIAKIRPIAEKSGICKIRPPADWQPPFAVEVDNFRFTPRIQRLNELEPEPTEEDIEKNPELKKLQIYGAGPKMMGLGLMAKDKTLRKKDKEGPECPPTVVVKEESGGDVKVESTSPKTFLESKEELSHSPEPCTKMTMRLRRNHSNAQFIESYVCRMCSRGDEDDKLLLCDGCDDNYHIFCLLPPLPEIPKGVWRCPKCVMAECKRPPEAFGFEQATREYTLQSFGEMADSFKADYFNMPVHMVPTELVEKEFWRLVNSIEEDVTVEYGADIHSKEFGSGFPVSDSKRHLTPEEEEYATSGWNLNVMPVLEQSVLCHINADISGMKVPWLYVGMVFSAFCWHIEDHWSYSINYLHWGEPKTWYGVPSLAAEHLEEVMKKLTPELFDSQPDLLHQLVTLMNPNTLMSHGVPVVRTNQCAGEFVITFPRAYHSGFNQGYNFAEAVNFCTADWLPAGRQCIEHYRRLRRYCVFSHEELICKMAACPEKLDLNLAAAVHKEMFIMVQEERRLRKALLEKGITEAEREAFELLPDDERQCIKCKTTCFLSALACYDCPDGLVCLSHINDLCKCSSSRQYLRYRYTLDELPAMLHKLKVRAESFDTWANKVRVALEVEDGRKRSLEELRALESEARERRFPNSELLQQLKNCLSEAEACVSRALGLVSGQEAGPHRVAGLQMTLAELRAFLDQMNNLPCAMHQIGDVKGILEQVEAYQAEAREALASLPSSPGLLQSLLERGQLLGVEVPEAQQLQRQVEQARWLDEVKRTLAPSARRGTLAVMRGLLVAGASVAPSPAVDKARAELQELLTIAERWEEKAHLCLEARQKHPPATLEAIIHEAENIPVHLPNIQALKEALAKARAWIADVDEIQNGDHYPCLDDLEGLVAVGRDLPVGLEELRQLELQVLTAHSWREKASKTFLKRNSCYTLLEVLCPCADAGSDSTKRSRWMEKELGLYKSDTELLGLSAQDLRDPGSVIVAFKEGEQKEKEGILQLRRTNSAKPSPLASSTTASSATSVCVCGQVPAGVGALQCDLCQDWFHGRCVSVPRLLSSPRPSPTSSPLLAWWEWDTKFLCPLCMRSRRPRLETILALLVALQRLPVRLPEGEALQCLTERAISWQGRARQALASEDVTALLGRLAELRQRLQAEPRPEEPPTYPSAPASDPLREGSGKDMPKVQGLLENGDSVTSPEKVAPGEGSVVGIQPGAASNPACPRNPPDLELLSSLLPQLTGPVLELPEATRAPLEELMLEGDLLEVTLDENHSIWQLLQAGQPPDMERIRTLLELEKAERHGSRARGRALERRRRRKVDRGGEGDDPAREELEPKRVRSSGPEAEEAQEEEELEEETGGEGPPQPLPTTGSPSTQENQNGLEPALGATSGPSAPFSTLTPRLHVPCPQQPPQQQL